From bacterium, one genomic window encodes:
- a CDS encoding pyridoxal-phosphate dependent enzyme, which translates to MVKLQPYHLVEVETGRVYDAETPRWCGESGALLDLAFTPRLNVAALARRKPELWRYRECLPIQNDESIVSLGEGCTPLLPVRLGGHQVWIKQEQLFSTGSFKDRGAAVLISKVKEWAVQRVVQDSSGNAGCAIAAYCARAGLACEIFVPENTSAQKIEQIRAYGAGIRLIRGDREATARAARQAAESIYYASHCWNPFFLHGTKTFAYEVWEQLQRRAPDDVVLPAGNGTLLLGAFIGFCELLEQGLISRLPEIHAVQTARCAPLYEAFRRGMLHPVPVAAEDTAAEGIAIAKPVRGSQILAAVRQTRGRVIAINEEEIEKSRRDMARQGFYIEPTAAVAVAGAVQILNGQPPGRTLVTALTGHGLKHSYTG; encoded by the coding sequence ATGGTCAAACTGCAACCCTATCATCTGGTGGAGGTGGAAACAGGCAGGGTTTACGACGCCGAAACGCCGCGTTGGTGCGGAGAGAGCGGGGCTCTGCTGGATCTCGCCTTTACGCCGCGGCTGAATGTGGCTGCCCTGGCGAGGAGAAAGCCGGAACTGTGGCGTTATCGGGAGTGTTTGCCGATTCAGAACGATGAATCGATCGTCAGTTTGGGCGAGGGGTGTACGCCGTTGCTGCCCGTACGCCTGGGCGGCCATCAGGTGTGGATCAAGCAGGAGCAGCTTTTTTCGACCGGATCGTTCAAGGACCGGGGCGCTGCGGTTTTGATCAGTAAGGTGAAGGAATGGGCTGTCCAGCGGGTGGTGCAGGATTCATCCGGCAACGCCGGATGCGCTATCGCCGCGTATTGCGCCAGAGCAGGGCTGGCCTGCGAAATATTCGTGCCGGAAAACACCTCTGCACAAAAGATCGAGCAAATCCGCGCCTATGGCGCTGGAATCCGGCTCATTCGCGGTGACCGAGAGGCCACCGCGCGGGCTGCGCGGCAGGCCGCGGAATCCATCTACTATGCCAGCCATTGCTGGAATCCGTTTTTTTTACACGGCACTAAAACTTTTGCCTATGAGGTATGGGAACAACTACAGCGCCGGGCGCCGGATGATGTGGTTCTGCCGGCAGGAAATGGAACTCTGTTATTAGGTGCATTCATCGGATTTTGCGAATTGTTGGAACAGGGTTTGATCAGCCGTTTACCGGAGATCCATGCTGTGCAGACAGCCCGGTGCGCGCCGTTGTATGAGGCTTTTCGCCGGGGTATGCTCCATCCGGTGCCGGTGGCGGCCGAGGATACGGCGGCAGAGGGCATTGCCATTGCCAAGCCGGTCCGCGGCAGCCAGATCTTAGCGGCTGTGCGACAAACTCGGGGCAGAGTGATCGCGATCAATGAAGAAGAGATCGAAAAAAGCCGGCGCGACATGGCGCGGCAAGGTTTTTATATCGAACCCACCGCCGCTGTCGCGGTTGCCGGAGCGGTACAGATTCTCAACGGACAGCCGCCCGGACGTACGCTGGTGACCGCCTTAACCGGGCATGGGCTGAAACACAGTTACACGGGGTGA
- a CDS encoding caspase family protein, translating into MGMRRALCVGINKFKNYPGAALRGCVNDAKEMSAVLRRYFGFAEQDITVLIDRQATKTAIMKQLTSMVQGAKQGRYDYLVFTLSSHGTQIADAGGDEPDKADEAFCPYDLTQKKDQWDPRHIITDDELHDLFVQLPKNVLLEVYLDTCHSGTGLKAIDLLLTRQPRYLPPPSLAAFKLVQQRPTDTLRAMLVRANHPNHILWAACRDSQTSADALLDGKWHGAFTYFFCRELESIEGDLTRRELLKRVRAQLAENEFTQVPQLEYKATLRGNF; encoded by the coding sequence ATGGGAATGCGCAGAGCGTTGTGTGTCGGCATCAACAAGTTCAAGAATTATCCCGGCGCCGCATTGCGGGGCTGCGTCAACGACGCCAAAGAGATGTCGGCTGTGCTGAGGCGTTATTTTGGTTTTGCCGAACAGGATATTACGGTTCTCATCGATCGTCAGGCGACCAAGACCGCAATCATGAAACAGTTGACCTCCATGGTGCAGGGCGCTAAACAGGGCAGGTACGATTATCTGGTTTTCACTCTGTCCAGCCACGGCACGCAGATCGCAGATGCCGGAGGCGATGAGCCCGACAAGGCGGATGAGGCTTTCTGCCCATACGACCTGACGCAGAAGAAGGATCAGTGGGATCCCCGCCACATCATCACCGACGACGAATTGCATGATCTGTTTGTGCAGCTGCCGAAAAATGTTCTCCTGGAGGTGTATCTAGACACCTGCCACAGCGGGACCGGGCTCAAGGCCATCGACCTGTTGCTGACCCGGCAGCCGCGCTACCTGCCGCCGCCGTCGCTGGCGGCCTTCAAGCTAGTGCAGCAACGCCCAACCGATACGCTCCGTGCGATGCTGGTCAGGGCGAATCACCCCAACCACATTCTCTGGGCCGCCTGCCGTGATTCGCAGACCAGTGCAGATGCGCTGTTGGACGGGAAATGGCATGGCGCCTTTACCTATTTCTTTTGCCGGGAGCTGGAATCCATAGAAGGGGATCTGACCCGCCGCGAACTGCTGAAACGGGTCAGGGCGCAGCTGGCGGAGAACGAATTCACTCAAGTTCCGCAGCTGGAATACAAAGCTACGCTGCGCGGCAATTTCTGA